The Mercurialis annua linkage group LG2, ddMerAnnu1.2, whole genome shotgun sequence genome contains a region encoding:
- the LOC126666684 gene encoding cytokinin riboside 5'-monophosphate phosphoribohydrolase LOG8 yields the protein MEENNIIRSKFKRMCVFCGSNSGNRQIFSDAAIQLGDELVKRKIELVYGGGSVGLMGLISQKVYDGGCHVLGIIPKALMPLEISGETVGEVRIVSDMHERKAAMAREAEAFIALPGGYGTMEELLEMITWSQLGIHKKPVGLLNVDGYYNSLLALFDNGVREGFIKPAARDLVVSAPTAKELLEKMEQHSPSHKHVAPPESWNMVQLENYPTQQNAQ from the exons ATGgaagaaaataatataatcagGAGCAAGTTCAAAAGAATGTGTGTTTTCTGTGGAAGCAACTCTGGCAATAGACAAATCTTCAGTGATGCTGCTATTCAATTGGGTGATGAACTG GTGAAAAGGAAGATAGAGCTAGTGTATGGTGGAGGTAGTGTTGGGCTTATGGGTTTGATATCTCAGAAAGTGTATGATGGAGGCTGCCATGTTCTTGG GATCATTCCGAAAGCACTCATGCCACTTGAg ATATCAGGGGAAACCGTCGGAGAAGTAAGAATTGTTTCCGACATGCATGAGCGGAAAGCTGCTATGGCCAGAGAAGCTGAAGCATTCATTGCTCTTCCAG GCGGATATGGAACCATGGAAGAACTACTGGAGATGATAACTTGGTCACAACTTGGTATCCATAAAAAACCG GTTGGCCTGCTAAACGTCGATGGTTACTATAATAGTTTGCTTGCTTTATTTGACAATGGTGTTCGAGAGGGTTTCATTAAGCCCGCTGCTCGTGATTTAGTTGTCTCTGCTCCCACAGCCAAAGAACTTTTGGAGAAAATGGAG CAACACTCTCCTTCTCATAAACATGTTGCTCCACCTGAAAGCTGGAATATGGTGCAACTAGAGAATTATCCAACCCAGCAGAATGCACAGTAA
- the LOC126670549 gene encoding probable magnesium transporter NIPA9, with translation MWESICLTLAAAAGNNIGKVLQKKGTVILPPLSFKLKVIRAYAVNKAWVIGFLMDIGGAMLMLKALSQAPISVIQPVSGCGLAILSVFSHFYLKEVMNVIDWIGITMAAIGTIGVGAGGEEQEATSISVFQLPWLAFIVALLFVGLNGWLRVCKRERREQETMDYEVVEEIIYGLESGILFGMASVISKMAFVFLEQGFSRMLVPTCLTISIFCSATGFYYQTRGLKHGRAIVVSTCAAVASIVTGVLSGMLALGERLPSAPAARFSLLLGWLLIIVGVVLLVSSTRLLRHLPRPLRRLMRSKIDRNLNLSRSGSLRAKDSNPSAVIQAATLHQLISTSAKEKA, from the exons ATGTGGGAATCAATCTGTTTGACGTTGGCTGCCGCCGCCGGTAATAACATCGGAAAAGTTCTCCAGAAAAAGGGCACCGTCATTTTGCCTCCTCTCTCTTTCAAACTCAAG GTAATTAGGGCATATGCTGTTAATAAAGCTTGGGTTATAGGCTTCCTTATGGATATAGGCGGCGCAATGTTGATGTTGAAGGCATTATCTCAAGCTCCA ATATCTGTCATCCAGCCGGTTTCTGGCTGTGGTCTCGCTATTCTTTCTgtcttttcacatttttatctaaAAGAAGTGATGAAtgtcattgattggattgggATCACGATGGCTGCCATCGGTACCATAG GAGTTGGAGCTGGAGGTGAAGAGCAAGAGGCTACTTCTATATCTGTTTTCCAGTTACCATGGCTGGCATTTATTGTTGCCCTCTTGTTTGTAG GCCTTAATGGATGGCTTCGTGTTTGCAAGCGTGAACGGAGAGAACAGGAGACG ATGGATTATGAAGTGGTTGAGGAAATCATATACGGCTTGGAATCTGGCATTTTGTTTGG GATGGCTTCAGTGATATCAAAGATGGCATTTGTCTTCTTGGAGCAGGGCTTCTCAAGAATGCTGGTTCCTACATGCCTTACAATCAGCATATTCTGCAGCGCAACAGGATTTTATTACCAG ACTCGTGGTTTGAAGCACGGAAGAGCAATCGTAGTTTCTACATGTGCTGCTGTGGCATCCATAGTGACTGGTGTACTTTCTGGAATGCTTGCTTTGGGAGAACGATTGCCTTCCGCACCTGCTGCTCGATTTTCACTTCTGTTGGGATG GCTACTTATCATAGTGGGTGTGGTTTTGCTTGTGAGTTCAACTCGGTTACTGCGACACCTTCCGCGGCCTTTGAGACGCTTGATGCGCAGCAAAATTGATCGGAATCTCAATCTGAGTCGATCAGGATCACTTCGGGCCAAAGACTCAAACCCTAGTGCTGTCATCCAGGCAGCAACATTGCATCAATTGATATCAACTTCAGCGAAGGAGAAGGCTTGA
- the LOC126669487 gene encoding uncharacterized protein LOC126669487: MEDYSRSRSYSYGGNMQIENYYGPPQRPPGPTGSYELRSYSAAYAQTQMANYNNNLKLKKDKSTSSCKNWSLSDPEFQRKKRVASYKMYSVEGQVKGSFRRSFRWLKDRYTQVVYGWW, translated from the coding sequence ATGGAGGACTACAGCAGATCAAGATCATACTCATATGGCGGTAACATGCAGATAGAAAATTACTATGGTCCTCCTCAAAGACCGCCGGGGCCGACCGGTTCCTACGAGCTAAGGTCTTACAGTGCTGCTTATGCTCAGACACAGATGGCTAACTACAACAATAACTTGAAGCTCAAGAAAGACAAAAGCACTTCTTCTTGTAAGAATTGGAGTCTGAGTGATCCTGAGTTTCAAAGGAAAAAAAGGGTTGCTAGTTATAAAATGTACAGTGTTGAAGGCCAAGTCAAAGGCTCATTTAGAAGAAGCTTTAGATGGCTTAAGGATAGGTATACCCAAGTTGTTTATGGATGGTGGTGA